CTGAGCTATGCGCTTTAAGTCTATTGAGTGGTAGTTAAATAAATTGTCGAAAGGTTGATTGATGATTCGCTTCGGGCCTAAACCTAAAAGCTCACTGGCGCTATCATTGGCATAAACCAGTTTAAAATCATGGTCGAGTAGAATAACGGCAGTACTTAAATTTTTCCAAATACTGTCGAGCAATTCAGAATTAAAGTGTGTATCACTGAGCATGGTTGCACCATTTTAGTGCGTTTCGATTTATTGCAGCTTAGCATATTCTTTTTGCGTTGCGAGACGTTAAGTTGAAATATTAGTTTCCACTAATTACAGAAGCTCTATGCATGAAAAAGGTGCTGATTGGGCTAACCGAAACGAGTTTATTATTAGCATCATAAAGTTTTGCTTGTAATGTGTGTTCACCGCGGTTGACCTCTCTTAGTGCAAAGGTCGTACTATTACTAGGTTCACTATGGGGCGTACCGTCAAGTAAAAGCTGTACTTTAAACCCTGTTTCAAAGCGTGGGCTAATTCGCGCAGTAACGTATACAGAGCCGGTATTTTCGCGAACAGTGGCTTCGTTTTTAGGAGATGAAATACTGACTTTAAATTTAATAGGTGTGGTGTTTGGCGCGCCCCTATCAAGTATACTGGTATCGGTAGCTGGCATAGTCAAATTTTGGGTATTTATTTTTACTTCGATAGCACCAGGTCGCGGTGTATCAGAAAATACTAAAACGCCGTTCTTATCTTTCCAAGAATATACTTTTTGCGCTGCGCTATAGCCAAAAAAGCTTATAAAAATCAGCAATAATACTAATAAAGTTGTGCTTTTCACCCTGCAACCCTGCATTTTTTATTTAAATAAAACTGTAGAGTAGAACCCGCTCAATTACCATTAAAAAAGCCCGCAAAGCGGGCTTGAGAACACACATTTATTATCTTTCAGATAATTCTGATACAGCGTTAAATTAAACGCTGTAGTACATTTCGAACTCAACTGGGTGAGTTGTCATGTTAAGCTTTTCAACTTCTTGGCTCTTAAGAGCAATGTAAGCATCGATTAGGTCATCAGTGAACACACCACCTTGAGTTAAGAACTCACGGTCAGCGTCTAGTGATGCAAGTGCTTCAGATAAAGAAGATGCAACTTGTGGGATCTCAGCAGCTTCTTCAGCAGGTAGATCGTACAAGTCTTTGTCCATTGCATCGCCAGGGTGGATCTTGTTTTTGATACCGTCAAGGCCCGCCATAAGCATTGCTGAGAATGCTAAGTATGGGTTTGCTGTTGGATCAGGGAAACGAATTTCGATACGACGTGCTTTTGCAGACGGTACCACTGGAATACGGATTGAAGCAGAACGGTTACGTGCAGAGTATGCAAGCATTACTGGTGCTTCGAAGCCTGGAACTAGGCGCTTGTATGAGTTAGTAGACGCGTTAGCAAATGCGTTGATTGCTTTAGCGTGCTTGATGAT
The nucleotide sequence above comes from Pseudoalteromonas shioyasakiensis. Encoded proteins:
- a CDS encoding DUF4124 domain-containing protein, producing MQGCRVKSTTLLVLLLIFISFFGYSAAQKVYSWKDKNGVLVFSDTPRPGAIEVKINTQNLTMPATDTSILDRGAPNTTPIKFKVSISSPKNEATVRENTGSVYVTARISPRFETGFKVQLLLDGTPHSEPSNSTTFALREVNRGEHTLQAKLYDANNKLVSVSPISTFFMHRASVISGN